A window of the Parabacteroides merdae ATCC 43184 genome harbors these coding sequences:
- a CDS encoding TolB family protein translates to MKTCCMILLAAFTSLASAQQNDVTSILEVLDVTNGRRTVVKEFPYRVEAPNWTPDGQWLVYNSGGKLYKLSPDSPGEPEMINTGFATRCNNDHVIAADGKQIAISHGTKEDGKSRIYTLPMQGGTPRLITPIAPSYLHGWSPDGRQLAYCADRKGNYDIYVIPVEGGEERQLTTAEGLDDGPEYSPCGEYIWFNSVRTGLMQVWRMKKDGSEQTQMTFDETRNSWFPHVSPDGKSVIFITYYKGDLEPGQHLPNKNVELRIMPATGGKPKTLVKLFGGQGTINVNSWAPDSKHIAFVSYRLSSSSSK, encoded by the coding sequence ATGAAAACCTGTTGTATGATTCTCTTAGCGGCTTTCACGTCGCTCGCATCCGCCCAACAAAACGACGTAACCAGCATATTGGAAGTACTGGACGTAACAAACGGCAGGCGCACCGTAGTCAAAGAATTCCCCTACCGTGTCGAAGCCCCAAACTGGACACCCGACGGCCAGTGGCTCGTGTATAATAGCGGGGGGAAACTGTACAAACTCTCCCCCGATTCGCCCGGCGAACCTGAAATGATAAACACTGGCTTTGCCACCCGATGCAACAACGACCATGTCATAGCTGCCGACGGCAAGCAGATAGCTATCAGCCACGGGACGAAAGAAGACGGCAAATCACGCATCTATACCCTCCCGATGCAAGGAGGGACACCTCGCTTGATCACCCCGATTGCTCCCAGCTACCTACACGGATGGAGCCCGGATGGACGGCAACTTGCCTATTGTGCCGACCGGAAAGGCAATTATGACATTTACGTTATTCCAGTTGAAGGAGGAGAAGAAAGACAGCTGACGACAGCAGAAGGATTGGACGATGGTCCCGAATATTCCCCTTGCGGAGAATATATCTGGTTCAATTCCGTACGCACGGGTTTGATGCAAGTATGGAGAATGAAGAAAGACGGCTCTGAACAAACCCAGATGACGTTTGACGAAACCCGCAATTCCTGGTTTCCTCATGTCTCACCTGACGGTAAATCCGTTATCTTTATCACTTATTATAAAGGAGATCTGGAACCGGGGCAGCATCTTCCCAATAAGAACGTTGAACTTAGGATTATGCCAGCCACAGGAGGAAAGCCAAAAACATTAGTCAAGTTATTCGGAGGACAGGGCACAATCAATGTCAATTCCTGGGCTCCGGATAGTAAGCACATCGCATTCGTCAGTTACCGCCTCTCCTCTTCTTCATCCAAATAA